The proteins below come from a single Oryzias latipes chromosome 14, ASM223467v1 genomic window:
- the LOC101155291 gene encoding signal-induced proliferation-associated protein 1 isoform X3, producing MQSDDLFIRKFRRQNVRPPIVNFDPKREAGVVEWPPRRDGDGAEADSLTPSRAGLNLRSVGRGHIMQRSNSDVTLGDLDSSGKTGAKVVRAAGERAGAGAQGDTGVLLHREYGSLSSLERQSQAQEPSADDQGPLSPNALRFKDPFLLLGLGGNPPEPDGFFRGLSTSTADSQKPAKPPKPEGLSKKSKPTPPPIPQPSPYDNLGGGTWVRSFAHYDVQSILFDLNEVATNRDSIGRKKNITSGASAASQLRPLTQSTPSSPAQGGGGGGGIADDPEQSLLLDEGDGNDNELLLSCPHFRNETGGEEQVGLCQSSGRRGLWSSLRTPNDAVSVLEEPRESHVQLQGKSNYFIEHADLGAHYYRKYFYMKEHQNFFGIDDRLGPVAISFRREEKEGSSGAQYNYRIIFRTTEMKTLRGSILEESVPSAARHTTPRGLSPKRLLEFILPELNLHCLRLASNSPKVRDTLLKLDEQGLNFQRKVGVMYCRAGQSSEEDMYNNESSGPAFEEFLDLLGDRVRLKGWEKYRAQLDNKTDSTGKHSLYTRYQDYEIMFHVSTMLPYTANNTQQLLRKRHIGNDIVTIVFQEPGALPFTPKSIRSHFQHVFIIVQVHQPCAEETYYSVAVTRSKDIPLFGPLFPKGARFPRSLAFRDFLLAKVVNAENAAEKAEKFRSMATRTRQEYLKDLAENYVTTTPIDSSTKFPLLSLGSKRKDKLKSAKGAELHSAGALVWGVMVNSRGEGEAGEHKLPCLLGVSVEYVVLIERSSRRVMFNCSCRDVIGWKVLTEAKEGGPCLDIFYERGESVSINMLESQVEDLKEVVQRLEMVTRGCVALEVTPLRDGVGQPGFLMDEEGFVTELQRFCYAESGGLQLWARVVRLCGHSLVHLSLEERTRLLRTAHKIHITVIPPDENGKPRRSFSELYQKAIKETECKPGEDRSGEAWVLDDREDQEKDAQPEKDDELKMSEVSEEETIDMQPEEERAEGEPCQEGQSEEGQGSLLTPPGLPLLRVTSLQDPPANQSQEGISPLLPRSLSLERQLDYTDECDGHVYDNVALKDRHIYENVRELRDDTPDLILAVKPKVPLEEEQFMGSEFGDDKASASDPSLSTSRLSCVDRAERNSRALSLHNSITKMLSETTDSTEEEWQSIADLATACRSILEALSREDRKAGDPSQAGADQTDGKQRDSSDSPGHLEEKVSQLEAMLKKLQDDLQKVL from the exons ATGCAGTCAGATGACCTCTTCATCCGCAAGTTTCGCCGGCAGAATGTCAGGCCTCCCATCGTCAATTTTGACCCCAAACGGGAAGCCGGTGTGGTGGAGTGGCCTCCCAGGAGGGATGGCGATGGAGCTGAAGCTGACAGCCTCACTCCAAGCCGCGCAGGGCTGAACCTGCGGTCGGTGGGCCGGGGCCACATCATGCAGAGGAGTAACAGCGATGTGACCTTAGGAGACCTGGACTCCTCAGGGAAGACGGGGGCAAAAGTGGTCAGGGCGGCTGGCGAGAGGGCAGGTGCAGGGGCTCAGGGGGACACAGGCGTGCTACTGCACAGGGAATACGGCAGCTTGTCATCGCTGGAGAGGCAGAGCCAAGCCCAGGAGCCCAGTGCAGATGACCAGGGGCCTCTGAGTCCAAACGCTCTCCGCTTCAAAGACCCCTTCTTGCTTTTAGGACTGGGGGGCAACCCTCCAGAGCCTGATGGATTCTTTCGAGGTCTCTCCACTTCCACAGCAGACTCCCAAAAACCTGCTAAGCCACCAAAACCTGAAGGTCTCAGTAAGAAGTCCAAACCTACCCCCCCTCCCATTCCCCAACCCAGTCCGTACGACAACCTTGGAGGAGGAACGTGGGTGAGGAGCTTTGCGCACTATGACGTTCAGAGCATCCTGTTTGACCTCAACGAGGTGGCCACCAACAGGGACAGCATTGGACGTAAAAAGAATATCACCTCAGGGGCTTCGGCTGCATCCCAGCTGCGCCCCCTCACCCAGTCCACCCCTTCCTCGCCAGCACAAGGCGGGGGAGGCGGCGGAGGGATTGCAGATGACCCTGAACAGTCGCTGCTGCTGGATGAAGGTGATGGCAACGACAACGAGCTCCTCCTCAGCTGCCCTCATTTCCGCAATGAGACGGGAGGAGAGGAGCAGGTGGGGCTGTGCCAATCTTCTGGAAGGAGGGGGCTCTGGTCTAGCCTCCGGACCCCCAACGATGCAGTTTCTGTCCTGGAGGAGCCCAGAGAGAGTCATGTCCAACTGCAGGGGAAGAGCAACTACTTCATTGAGCATGCAGACCTGGGGGCCCATTACTATCGCAAATATTTCTACATGAAAG AACACCAGAACTTTTTTGGTATAGACGACCGCCTCGGTCCTGTCGCCATCAGCTTCAGGCGAGAGGAGAAGGAAGGATCCAGCGGAGCTCAGTACAACTACCGGATCATCTTTCGCACTACAGAG ATGAAGACCCTGCGAGGCTCCATCCTGGAGGAGTCGGTTCCCTCTGCTGCCCGTCACACCACCCCCAGAGGCTTGTCTCCTAAAAGGCTGCTGGAGTTCATCCTGCCAGAACTCAACCTGCACTGCCTTCGTCTGGCCTCAAACTCCCCCAAAGTGAGGGACACGCTGCTCAAGTTGGACGAGCAGGGG CTGAATTTTCAGAGAAAGGTGGGTGTGATGTACTGCCGGGCCGGGCAGAGCTCAGAGGAAGACATGTACAACAATGAGAGCTCTGGACCAGCGTTTGAGGAGTTCCTGGATTTGCTTGGCGATCGAGTGCGCCTGAAGGGCTGGGAGAAATATAGAGCTCAGCTGGATAACAAGA CCGACTCCACAGGAAAACATTCCCTCTACACGCGCTACCAAGACTACGAAATTATGTTCCATGTCTCTACTATGCTCCCTTACACCGCCAACAACACACAGCAG ctGCTTCGGAAACGACATATTGGAAATGACATCGTGACCATCGTGTTCCAGGAGCCAGGCGCTCTGCCCTTCACCCCGAAGTCCATCCGCTCCCATTTCCAGCACGTCTTCATCATTGTTCAGGTCCACCAGCCCTGTGCTGAAGAAACCTACTACAG TGTGGCAGTGACGCGCTCCAAAGACATCCCGTTATTTGGACCCTTGTTCCCTAAGGGGGCTCGATTCCCTCGATCCCTTGCCTTCAGAGACTTCCTCCTAGCAAAAGTAGTAAACGCTGAAAACGCTGCAGAGAAGGCAGAGAAGTTTCGCTCCATGGCCACGCGTACACGGCAAGAATACCTGAAGGATCTGGCTGAGAACTACGTGACCACCACGCCCATCGACTCCTCCACCAAGTTCCCTCTGCTCTCTCTGGGCAGCAAGCGTAAAGACAAGCTGAAAAGTGCAAAAGGAGCTGAGCTGCACAGTGCCGGAGCGCTGGTGTGGGGGGTGATGGTCAACAGCAGAGGAGAAGGGGAGGCTGGAGAACACAAGCTGCCCTGTCTGCTGGGGGTGTCGGTGGAGTATGTGGTGCTCATTGAGAGGAGCTCCCGTAGGGTGATGTTTAACTGCTCCTGCCGCGACGTCATTGGCTGGAAGGTGTTAACTGAGGCTAAGGAGGGGGGGCCCTGCCTGGATATCTTCTATGAGCGGGGGGAATCCGTGTCCATAAATATGTTGGAGAGTCAGGTTGAGGACTTAAAAGAGGTGGTGCAAAGACTTGAG ATGGTAACACGGGGCTGTGTGGCGCTGGAGGTCACCCCGCTGCGGGACGGAGTGGGCCAGCCCGGCTTCCTGATGGACgaagagggctttgtgacggAGCTGCAGAGGTTCTGCTACGCCGAGAGCGGAGGCCTGCAGCTCTGGGCCCGTGTGGTGCGGCTCTGCGGACACTCGCTGGTCCACTTGAGTCTGGAGGAGAGGACCCGGCTGCTCCGAACAGCACACAAAATCCACATTACTGTTATCCCACCGGATGAGAACGGGAAACCTCGCAG GAGTTTCTCTGAGCTCTACCAGAAAGCCATCAAGGAAACTGAGTGCAAACCAGGCGAGGACCGCTCAGGAGAGGCCTGGGTGCTGGACGACAGGGAGGACCAAGAGAAGGATGCACAGCCGGAGAAAGACGACGAGTTGAAGATGAGCGAAGTCAGCGAGGAGGAGACGATAGACATGCAGCCAGAGGAGGAGAGGGCAGAAGGGGAGCCGTGTCAGGAGGGCCAAAGCGAGGAAGGCCAAGGCTCGCTCCTCACACCACCCGGTCTCCCATTGTTGAGGGTCACTTCCCTGCAGGACccaccagccaatcagagccaGGAGGGCATCAGCCCACTGCTCCCCCGCAGCCTCTCTTTGGAGAGACAGCTGGACTACACAGATGAATGTGACGG ACATGTATATGACAATGTTGCACTGAAGGATCGGCACATCTATGAGAACGTCAGGGAGTTGAGGGACGACACGCCTGATCTGATCCTGGCTGTCAAACCGAAAGTTCCcctggaggaggagcag ttcatgGGAAGTGAGTTTGGTGATGACAAAGCTTCAGCAAGTGACCCTTCCCTCTCCACGTCCCGGCTGTCGTGTGTGGACCGAGCTGAGAGAAACTCACGAGCCCTCAGCCTTCATAACTCCATCACAAAGA TGCTGTCAGAGACCACAGACTCCACTGAGGAGGAGTGGCAGTCCATAGCTGACCTGGCAACCGCCTGCCGCAGCATCCTGGAGGCTTTGTCGCGAGAGG ACCGCAAAGCCGGAGACCCATCTCAAGCAGGAGCTGATCAGACCGACGGCAAACAGAGAGATTCAAG TGACTCTCCAGGCCACCTGGAGGAAAAGGTGTCGCAGCTGGAGGCGATGCTGAAGAAGCTGCAGGATGACCTGCAAAAGGTGCTTTGA